From one Geoalkalibacter halelectricus genomic stretch:
- the holB gene encoding DNA polymerase III subunit delta' has translation MIFSQILGHERQKDILRRVLASDRLAHAYLFIGPEGIGKRLMALALVRAVVCPHKGCGDCIACRKVDHFNHPDLHVLEPDGNAIKIEQVRAIQREFSYRPLEAPKKVCLIEQAEKLVPAAGNALLKTLEEPSGEALFILLSAHPEQLLQTIRSRCQPLHFHRIPNELLKRDLVQRLEIDDAAGHLLAALSDGSFRKALGRDRELFISGRRDFLKAVTALSPGSVLPLFDLSQELADQKEQLPEYLEILEAFYRDLLLSLHGRPADDLVNIDLLEKVRRCAARETPGSVLSKLEAIQAARRHLNRNVNRQLAMDHLLLQLCA, from the coding sequence ATGATTTTCTCTCAAATTCTCGGTCACGAGAGACAAAAAGACATTCTGCGCCGCGTTCTCGCCTCCGATCGCCTGGCGCATGCCTATCTGTTCATTGGTCCCGAGGGTATCGGCAAACGCTTGATGGCCCTGGCTCTGGTGCGTGCGGTGGTTTGCCCCCACAAGGGTTGCGGCGACTGCATCGCCTGCCGCAAGGTCGATCACTTCAACCACCCGGACCTGCACGTGCTCGAACCCGACGGCAACGCCATCAAGATCGAGCAGGTCCGCGCCATCCAGCGCGAGTTCTCCTACCGTCCCTTGGAGGCGCCCAAGAAGGTCTGCTTGATCGAGCAGGCCGAAAAGTTGGTGCCGGCGGCAGGCAATGCTCTGCTCAAAACCCTTGAGGAACCTTCGGGCGAGGCGCTGTTCATCCTTTTGAGCGCCCACCCCGAGCAGTTGCTGCAAACCATTCGCTCACGCTGTCAGCCGCTGCATTTTCACCGCATTCCCAACGAGCTTCTCAAGCGTGACCTGGTTCAGCGCCTGGAAATCGATGATGCCGCCGGACACCTGCTTGCCGCGCTTTCCGACGGCAGCTTTCGCAAGGCCCTGGGGCGTGACCGCGAGCTGTTTATCAGCGGCCGGCGTGATTTTCTCAAAGCCGTGACGGCCCTGTCGCCCGGCAGTGTTCTGCCCCTCTTCGACCTCTCGCAGGAACTGGCCGACCAAAAGGAGCAACTTCCGGAATACCTCGAGATTCTCGAAGCCTTCTATCGTGACCTGTTGCTCAGCCTGCACGGTCGCCCGGCGGATGATCTGGTCAATATCGACCTGCTGGAGAAAGTACGGCGCTGCGCCGCGCGCGAGACGCCGGGCTCGGTATTGAGTAAACTTGAGGCTATTCAGGCGGCCCGCCGGCACCTGAACCGCAACGTCAACCGGCAACTGGCCATGGATCACCTGTTGCTGCAACTGTGCGCATGA
- the der gene encoding ribosome biogenesis GTPase Der codes for MPVVAIVGRPNVGKSTLFNRILGRRKALVEDFPGVTRDRNYAEVTRFDKPFTLIDTGGFEPQSQERLLQQMREQSQLAIEEADLIVFLLDVQQGLTPADQDVANMLRRVDKPVLYVVNKVDGDRQEQGAAEFYALGVEDIFTVSAEHGLGVNHLVAGILARLPEAPKPVTDEEVTRIAVIGRPNVGKSSLVNRLLGYERVVANPVAGTTRDSVDTAFVYNRKPYLLIDTAGIRRKGKVSQKLEKFSVVQALKAMERTDIVLMVIDAEEGVTEQDLNVAGYAHEQGRALLLVVNKWDAIEKDNQTLGRFVEKIRVTFKFLPYAPILFVSALTGQRVAKIMGEVEKVALEYNRQVGTGELNKVVEKAVSSHPPAVYHGKRLKIFYAVQVGVRPPSFVIFVSKAEGFHFSYERYLVNKIRDAFGFQGTPIRLFFRDRERK; via the coding sequence ATGCCTGTTGTCGCTATCGTCGGTCGCCCCAATGTCGGCAAATCGACTCTCTTCAATCGCATTCTTGGTCGGCGCAAGGCGCTGGTCGAGGATTTCCCCGGCGTGACCCGGGATCGCAACTATGCCGAGGTGACCCGCTTCGACAAGCCCTTTACCCTCATCGATACCGGCGGCTTCGAGCCGCAATCCCAGGAGCGGCTGCTGCAGCAGATGCGCGAGCAGTCGCAATTGGCCATCGAAGAGGCCGACCTGATCGTCTTTTTGCTTGATGTGCAGCAGGGCCTGACACCCGCGGACCAGGATGTCGCCAATATGCTGCGGCGGGTGGACAAGCCGGTGCTCTATGTGGTCAACAAGGTCGATGGCGATCGACAGGAGCAGGGCGCGGCGGAATTTTACGCCCTGGGCGTGGAAGATATCTTCACCGTCTCTGCTGAACATGGCCTGGGCGTCAACCATCTGGTGGCCGGCATTCTCGCGCGCCTTCCCGAGGCGCCCAAGCCCGTCACGGACGAGGAGGTGACGCGCATTGCCGTTATCGGTCGCCCCAATGTCGGCAAATCCAGCCTGGTCAACCGCCTGCTGGGCTACGAGCGGGTGGTGGCCAATCCCGTGGCCGGCACCACGCGCGACAGCGTCGATACGGCCTTTGTCTACAACCGCAAGCCCTACCTTCTGATCGATACGGCGGGGATTCGGCGCAAGGGCAAGGTCAGCCAGAAGCTCGAAAAATTCAGCGTGGTGCAGGCCCTCAAGGCCATGGAGCGAACCGATATCGTTCTCATGGTGATCGATGCCGAGGAAGGCGTCACGGAGCAGGATTTGAATGTCGCCGGTTATGCCCACGAACAGGGCAGGGCACTGCTGCTGGTGGTGAATAAGTGGGACGCCATTGAGAAGGACAATCAGACCCTCGGCCGCTTTGTCGAAAAAATCCGCGTCACCTTCAAGTTTCTCCCCTACGCGCCCATCCTGTTCGTTTCAGCCCTGACCGGGCAGCGGGTCGCCAAGATCATGGGAGAAGTCGAAAAGGTCGCTCTCGAATACAACCGCCAGGTGGGCACGGGCGAACTCAACAAGGTGGTGGAAAAGGCGGTCAGCTCTCATCCGCCCGCCGTCTACCATGGCAAACGACTGAAAATTTTCTACGCCGTCCAAGTCGGAGTGCGTCCGCCGTCCTTCGTGATTTTTGTCTCCAAGGCCGAAGGCTTTCACTTTTCCTATGAGCGCTATTTGGTCAACAAAATCAGAGACGCCTTCGGTTTTCAAGGAACTCCCATCCGCCTGTTTTTCCGCGACCGGGAGCGTAAATAA
- a CDS encoding PSP1 domain-containing protein has protein sequence MIRVVSIKFRDAGRVYDFDAGDLDLKTGAKVVVETERGRALGVVVTAPREVEEAGQGEELKKILRPVSAEDLDLAARFAAREEEAHRFCRKRIEERGLEMKLVQAEYLFDGSKIIFYFTADGRIDFRDLVKDLAHYFHTRIEMRQIGVRDEAKLVGGIGICGRELCCCTFLRDFHPVSVKMAKEQGLALNPNKISGQCGRLLCCLGYEYETYCHLKRGLPKAGRIIKVGELEAMVLSQNIFAGTVKVKLETGTEAILSAQDIERGEVPPKKSPLPAEPAEKPAPPAPAAQPRGEGEKPARKRSRGRSRGKKKGAGAEGGEPKQAGAEQQKPSMPAGQRPQPPAAPADASGKPAGGERKRRPRRRSRKKDQPG, from the coding sequence ATGATTCGCGTCGTATCGATAAAATTTCGTGATGCCGGAAGAGTCTATGACTTTGACGCCGGCGATCTTGACCTCAAAACCGGCGCCAAGGTTGTCGTTGAAACCGAGCGCGGCCGAGCCCTCGGCGTGGTGGTCACGGCGCCGCGTGAGGTGGAAGAGGCGGGCCAGGGCGAGGAATTGAAAAAAATCCTGCGTCCGGTCTCCGCGGAGGATCTGGACCTTGCGGCACGGTTCGCCGCCCGCGAGGAAGAAGCCCACCGATTCTGTCGCAAACGCATCGAGGAGCGCGGCCTGGAGATGAAACTTGTCCAGGCCGAATACCTGTTTGACGGCTCCAAGATCATTTTTTACTTTACCGCCGACGGACGCATCGACTTTCGAGATCTGGTCAAGGATCTCGCGCACTACTTTCACACCCGTATCGAAATGCGACAGATCGGCGTGCGCGATGAGGCCAAGCTGGTCGGTGGCATCGGCATCTGCGGGCGGGAGTTGTGTTGCTGCACTTTCTTGCGGGACTTCCATCCGGTGTCGGTCAAGATGGCCAAGGAACAGGGCCTGGCCTTGAACCCCAACAAAATTTCCGGTCAGTGCGGACGCCTGCTGTGCTGCCTGGGGTATGAATACGAAACCTACTGTCACCTCAAGCGCGGCTTGCCCAAAGCCGGACGCATCATTAAAGTCGGCGAACTCGAGGCCATGGTTTTGAGCCAGAACATCTTTGCCGGCACCGTCAAGGTCAAGCTGGAGACCGGAACCGAGGCCATCCTTTCCGCCCAGGATATCGAACGCGGTGAGGTGCCGCCGAAAAAATCGCCCCTCCCCGCGGAACCTGCCGAGAAACCAGCGCCCCCTGCCCCTGCCGCGCAACCACGCGGCGAGGGCGAGAAGCCGGCGCGAAAGCGCAGTCGCGGTCGTTCGCGCGGGAAGAAAAAAGGCGCCGGCGCCGAGGGCGGCGAGCCCAAACAGGCCGGCGCCGAACAACAGAAACCGTCCATGCCCGCCGGGCAGCGCCCGCAACCTCCCGCTGCCCCGGCAGACGCCTCCGGCAAGCCCGCGGGGGGCGAACGCAAGCGTCGGCCGCGTCGCCGTTCACGCAAAAAAGACCAACCAGGATAA
- the metG gene encoding methionine--tRNA ligase has translation MSQPFYITTPIYYVNDVPHIGHAYTTLACDVMARYKRARGHEVFFLTGTDEHGQKVEKAAQAKGETPLELADRVVKRFQALWERLNISHTDFIRTTQERHKKGVHRLFQIIQAKDDIYLGDYEDWYCTPCETFWTENQLLDGNCPDCGRPTDKLKEESYFFRMSKYQQALLKHIEDNPDFIQPKTRRNEILNFVREGLRDLSISRTSFSWGVPVPGDEKHVIYVWFDALTNYITALGYPDDPQGHFATFWPADAHVIGKDILRFHTVYWPTFLMAAGIPLPKKVFAHGWWTVEGQKMSKSLMNVVEPNMLVDKYGVDAIRYFLMREVPFGLDGDFSHASLIHRINSDLANDLGNLVSRSTAMVNKYFQGVLPATGPQSEIDQAFCARFPAALRLVDEHMNDMAFNKALQATWELISAANKYIDETAPWSLAKDPEQSARLGTVMYNLLEGTRIIALLINPFMPETAEKIMQILGGTAKDLAFEDHQTWGGLQAGTNIAKAEPLFPRIDVA, from the coding sequence ATGTCGCAGCCGTTTTACATCACCACGCCCATCTATTACGTCAACGATGTTCCCCACATCGGCCATGCCTACACCACCCTGGCCTGCGACGTCATGGCCCGCTACAAGCGCGCTCGCGGTCACGAAGTGTTTTTTCTCACCGGCACCGACGAGCACGGCCAAAAGGTGGAAAAAGCCGCCCAGGCCAAGGGAGAGACTCCCCTGGAGTTGGCCGACCGCGTCGTCAAGCGCTTCCAGGCCTTGTGGGAGCGGCTCAACATCTCCCACACCGATTTCATCCGTACCACTCAGGAACGCCACAAAAAAGGCGTGCACCGCCTCTTTCAGATCATCCAGGCCAAGGACGACATCTACCTGGGCGACTACGAGGATTGGTACTGCACACCCTGTGAAACCTTCTGGACCGAAAATCAGCTGCTCGACGGCAACTGCCCGGACTGCGGCCGACCCACGGACAAGCTCAAGGAAGAGTCCTATTTCTTCCGCATGAGCAAATATCAGCAAGCCCTGCTCAAGCACATCGAGGACAATCCTGATTTCATTCAGCCCAAGACCCGACGCAACGAAATCCTCAACTTTGTGCGCGAGGGACTGCGCGACCTGTCCATATCACGCACCTCCTTCTCCTGGGGCGTTCCCGTTCCCGGCGATGAAAAGCATGTGATCTACGTCTGGTTCGACGCCCTGACCAACTACATCACCGCCTTGGGCTATCCCGACGATCCCCAGGGGCACTTTGCCACCTTCTGGCCGGCGGACGCCCATGTCATCGGCAAGGACATCCTGCGCTTCCACACCGTTTATTGGCCCACTTTTCTCATGGCCGCGGGCATTCCGCTGCCGAAAAAAGTCTTCGCTCACGGCTGGTGGACGGTCGAGGGGCAAAAAATGAGCAAGAGCCTGATGAACGTGGTTGAGCCCAACATGCTGGTCGACAAGTACGGGGTCGACGCCATCCGCTATTTCCTCATGCGGGAAGTTCCCTTCGGCCTGGACGGCGACTTCTCCCACGCCTCCCTGATTCACCGCATTAACTCCGACCTGGCCAACGACCTGGGCAATCTGGTCAGCCGCTCGACGGCCATGGTCAACAAGTATTTCCAAGGTGTACTGCCTGCGACCGGGCCCCAATCCGAAATCGACCAGGCCTTCTGCGCGCGCTTTCCCGCGGCGCTGCGTCTGGTGGATGAACACATGAACGACATGGCCTTCAACAAGGCCCTGCAAGCCACCTGGGAACTGATCAGCGCCGCCAACAAGTACATCGACGAAACCGCGCCCTGGTCCCTGGCCAAGGATCCCGAACAGAGCGCACGCCTGGGAACGGTCATGTACAACCTGCTCGAAGGCACCCGGATCATTGCCCTGCTCATCAATCCTTTCATGCCCGAAACCGCCGAGAAAATCATGCAAATCCTCGGCGGCACGGCCAAGGATCTGGCCTTCGAGGATCATCAGACCTGGGGCGGCCTGCAAGCAGGAACCAATATCGCCAAGGCCGAACCCTTGTTTCCGCGCATTGACGTCGCTTAA
- the tmk gene encoding dTMP kinase, which yields MSLFITFEGIEGSGKTTQIRRLATHLRERGHAVVQTREPGGCRIADAIRSILLDAANANLVPTAELLLYAAARRQHVEEIIQPALAGGHIVLCDRFTDATLAYQGFGRGLSLDLIAELNRLAGADLVPDLTLLFELPVATGLGRALGRIEQSDGPAEDRFEQESLAFHERVRQGYLTLAEQNPHRFRLIAAAGAPDEVFAQAAAAIEDRLTARRLP from the coding sequence ATGTCATTGTTCATCACCTTTGAAGGAATTGAAGGCTCCGGGAAAACCACCCAGATTCGCCGCCTCGCCACCCACCTGCGCGAGCGCGGCCATGCGGTGGTACAGACTCGCGAGCCCGGCGGTTGCCGCATCGCCGACGCCATCCGCTCGATTTTGCTCGATGCCGCCAACGCCAACCTGGTGCCGACCGCCGAACTGCTGCTCTATGCGGCCGCGCGCCGTCAGCACGTCGAGGAAATCATTCAACCAGCGCTGGCGGGCGGGCACATCGTGCTTTGTGATCGTTTCACTGATGCGACCCTCGCCTACCAGGGATTTGGCCGCGGGCTCTCCCTCGATCTCATCGCGGAACTGAACCGCTTGGCCGGAGCCGATCTGGTTCCCGATCTGACCCTGCTGTTCGAATTGCCGGTAGCCACGGGCCTCGGTCGGGCCCTCGGCCGCATCGAACAGTCCGATGGTCCCGCGGAGGACCGTTTCGAGCAGGAATCCCTGGCTTTTCACGAGCGGGTTCGCCAAGGGTATCTGACCCTGGCCGAACAAAATCCCCACCGCTTTCGCCTGATCGCCGCGGCGGGCGCCCCCGATGAGGTTTTCGCCCAGGCCGCCGCGGCCATCGAAGACAGGCTAACCGCGCGGCGGCTGCCATGA
- a CDS encoding Imm27 family immunity protein — protein sequence MAISEEEWELKPEDQELRAFWIDLGSSMEEDAAWQRILWLIHEKLELVKRGEGGKALYRDPRDGRLWELAYDHPELKNGGPPRLTCVDQESPW from the coding sequence ATGGCGATTAGCGAGGAGGAATGGGAACTTAAACCCGAGGATCAGGAACTGCGAGCCTTTTGGATTGATCTCGGCAGCAGCATGGAGGAGGATGCCGCCTGGCAGCGCATTCTGTGGCTGATCCATGAAAAGCTGGAACTGGTAAAACGCGGCGAAGGGGGCAAGGCTCTGTATCGCGACCCCAGGGATGGACGCCTCTGGGAACTGGCCTATGATCATCCCGAACTTAAGAACGGCGGCCCGCCGCGCCTGACCTGCGTCGATCAAGAAAGCCCTTGGTAA
- the era gene encoding GTPase Era — MIEQPEDEKLRSGFVGIIGRPNVGKSTLLNRVLGQKISITSNKPQTTRNRILGICNRPGEQILFLDTPGIHQARGPLHRYMVEQALGTVGGVDLVLYLVEATAGPLRRSDEVLERVAACGRPLFLVINKIDQVPRPQLLEMIASYQRYSFVETVPVSALKGEGVEDLLKTIGRYLPEGPRYYPGDQVTDLPERFIVAEFIREKVMRQTREEIPYGCAVEVESFTEKPEKNLIVIEAVIHVEREAHKRIVIGNKGAMLRKIGSEARQSIEALLGARVFLELFVRVQKDWTRSERLVRDLGYE; from the coding sequence ATGATCGAACAACCCGAGGATGAAAAGCTGCGCTCCGGATTCGTGGGGATCATCGGGCGGCCCAATGTGGGCAAATCAACCCTGCTCAATCGGGTTTTGGGGCAGAAAATTTCCATTACGTCCAACAAGCCCCAGACCACCCGCAACCGTATTCTCGGCATCTGCAATCGTCCCGGCGAGCAAATCCTGTTTCTCGACACCCCGGGCATTCACCAGGCGCGCGGCCCCCTGCATCGCTACATGGTTGAGCAGGCCCTGGGCACCGTGGGCGGCGTCGATCTGGTGCTCTACCTGGTCGAGGCGACGGCTGGTCCCCTGCGCCGTAGCGACGAAGTCCTGGAACGCGTGGCCGCCTGTGGCCGCCCGTTGTTTCTGGTGATCAACAAGATCGACCAGGTGCCACGTCCGCAACTGCTTGAAATGATCGCGTCCTATCAGCGCTATTCCTTTGTGGAAACGGTTCCCGTCTCGGCCCTGAAAGGGGAGGGTGTCGAGGATTTGCTCAAGACCATCGGGCGCTATCTTCCCGAGGGGCCGCGCTATTATCCCGGCGATCAGGTGACGGATCTTCCCGAGCGCTTCATCGTGGCCGAATTCATCCGTGAAAAAGTCATGCGTCAGACGCGTGAGGAAATTCCCTACGGTTGCGCGGTGGAAGTGGAATCCTTCACCGAGAAGCCGGAAAAAAATCTTATCGTCATCGAGGCGGTTATCCATGTCGAGCGCGAGGCGCACAAGCGCATCGTGATCGGCAACAAGGGCGCGATGTTGCGCAAAATCGGCAGCGAGGCACGCCAATCCATCGAGGCCTTGCTGGGGGCTCGGGTTTTTCTGGAGCTGTTCGTGCGTGTGCAAAAAGACTGGACCCGCTCCGAGCGCCTGGTCCGCGACCTCGGCTATGAATAA
- the rnc gene encoding ribonuclease III, which translates to MNKAVMNEHAQGDDLQARLAHRFRDARLLQAALTHKSFANEQDGRHCQDNERLEFLGDAVLDLVVSQLVFESFTDLPEGEMSRIRSEVVSEASLASIARRLGLGAHLLLGRGEERSGGRDKPSLLANALEALFGAVFRDAGFAAAHRAIEGLLSEEIHRSARHKIGIDNKTRLQEHFQKISGRTPVYHLLGASGPDHDRIYRVEVVFDGRVIGTGEGRTKKRAEQNAAGEALENLLTNESERYQ; encoded by the coding sequence GTGAATAAGGCGGTTATGAACGAGCATGCCCAGGGCGATGACCTGCAAGCGCGGTTGGCCCACAGGTTTCGAGATGCGCGGTTGTTGCAGGCGGCCCTGACGCATAAATCTTTTGCCAACGAACAGGACGGCAGGCACTGTCAAGACAACGAGCGGCTGGAGTTTCTCGGCGATGCGGTGCTTGATTTGGTGGTGAGTCAGTTGGTGTTCGAGTCTTTCACGGATCTGCCCGAAGGGGAGATGAGCCGCATTCGTTCCGAGGTGGTCAGCGAGGCGAGCCTCGCGTCGATCGCGCGTCGACTTGGGCTCGGCGCGCATCTGCTGCTGGGACGGGGAGAGGAGCGCAGCGGCGGCCGCGATAAGCCGAGTTTGCTGGCCAACGCCCTGGAAGCCCTATTTGGAGCCGTCTTTCGTGATGCCGGCTTCGCGGCCGCGCACCGCGCCATTGAGGGCCTGCTCAGCGAGGAAATTCACCGCAGCGCGCGGCACAAGATCGGGATTGATAACAAGACCAGGCTCCAGGAACATTTCCAGAAAATATCCGGCCGCACTCCGGTCTATCACCTCCTTGGGGCCAGCGGACCCGATCATGATCGGATCTATCGCGTTGAGGTCGTTTTTGACGGCCGGGTGATCGGTACCGGCGAGGGCCGCACCAAAAAACGCGCCGAGCAGAACGCCGCCGGCGAGGCCCTTGAAAACCTGTTGACGAACGAGAGCGAGAGATATCAATGA
- a CDS encoding response regulator, translating to MSKKILITEDSPTMRAMICATLEALGDFDIFEAANGFEALRLLPRESFDLVITDINMPDINGLELVSFIKRNDQYKTIPLVIVSTEGSERDREKGLKLGANAYLVKPFSPEELQKLVEKFLE from the coding sequence GTGTCGAAAAAAATCCTCATCACGGAAGATTCACCCACCATGCGGGCGATGATCTGCGCCACCCTGGAGGCCTTGGGTGATTTTGATATCTTTGAGGCGGCCAATGGCTTCGAAGCCCTGCGCCTGCTGCCCAGAGAATCCTTCGACCTGGTCATCACCGACATCAACATGCCTGACATCAACGGCCTTGAATTGGTCAGCTTCATCAAGAGAAACGACCAATACAAGACTATCCCCCTGGTCATCGTCAGCACCGAGGGCAGTGAGCGAGACCGCGAGAAGGGCCTGAAACTGGGCGCCAATGCCTACCTGGTCAAGCCGTTCTCCCCGGAAGAATTGCAGAAGCTCGTTGAGAAGTTCCTGGAATAG
- a CDS encoding TatD family hydrolase — MPLKSSLIDTHAHLDNRPFAQDLEDVIARARDNDVDTILTVGCDLESSRHSIALAQRFTEVYAAVGIHPHDALQADEEGLRQLRELAVAAKVVALGETGLDYYRDRAPRDAQRLAFRRQIRLARELALPLIVHDRDAHEDILTILREEQAAEVGGVIHCFSGDLAMARACLEMGFYISFPATITYPKNSELREVVRSVPMERLLIETDCPYLAPQPFRGKRNEPAYVRLTAEKVAEIKGLSLEDVARITTLNAGNLFGIGRAEQAVRIAYAIRNSLYLNITNRCTNACSFCAKFHDFTVKGHRLKLEHEPDAAEVIAAMGDPTAYDEVVFCGYGEPLLRLDLIKEVAAWLKEKGCRVRINTDGQANLVHGRNIVPELAGLVDSLSVSLNAPDATTYQNLCHSQFGEQAFEGVKEFIRAAADVIPEVVASAVTVPGLDIAACRRLAEELGAEFREREYNEVG; from the coding sequence ATGCCGCTGAAATCCTCTCTCATCGACACCCACGCCCACCTCGACAACCGCCCCTTCGCCCAGGATCTTGAGGACGTCATCGCCCGGGCGCGGGACAACGATGTCGACACCATTCTCACCGTCGGCTGCGACCTTGAAAGTTCCCGCCACAGCATTGCACTCGCGCAGCGGTTTACCGAAGTGTACGCGGCGGTGGGCATTCACCCCCACGACGCCCTGCAAGCCGATGAAGAGGGCTTGCGGCAATTGCGCGAACTCGCGGTCGCCGCCAAAGTAGTCGCCCTCGGCGAAACCGGCCTCGACTACTACCGCGACCGCGCTCCGCGCGACGCCCAGCGCCTCGCCTTTCGCCGCCAGATCCGACTGGCTCGCGAGCTGGCCCTGCCGCTGATCGTACATGATCGCGACGCCCACGAGGATATCTTGACCATCCTGCGTGAAGAACAGGCCGCTGAGGTCGGCGGCGTCATCCATTGCTTTTCCGGCGATCTCGCCATGGCGCGCGCCTGCCTGGAAATGGGCTTCTACATCAGTTTTCCCGCCACCATCACCTATCCGAAAAATAGCGAATTGCGCGAGGTGGTGCGCAGCGTGCCCATGGAGCGACTGCTGATTGAAACCGACTGTCCCTATTTGGCCCCCCAACCCTTTCGCGGCAAGCGCAATGAACCGGCCTATGTGCGCCTGACTGCTGAAAAGGTCGCTGAAATAAAGGGCTTGTCCCTGGAAGACGTGGCGCGCATCACCACTCTCAACGCCGGCAACCTCTTCGGTATCGGCCGAGCCGAACAGGCCGTGCGCATCGCCTACGCCATCCGCAACAGCCTCTATCTCAACATCACCAACCGCTGCACCAACGCCTGCTCGTTCTGCGCGAAATTTCACGACTTCACCGTCAAGGGCCACCGCCTCAAGCTCGAACACGAGCCTGACGCCGCCGAAGTCATCGCCGCCATGGGTGACCCGACCGCTTACGACGAGGTGGTGTTCTGCGGGTACGGCGAACCGCTGCTGCGCCTCGATCTCATCAAGGAAGTCGCCGCCTGGCTCAAGGAAAAAGGCTGCAGGGTGCGCATCAACACCGACGGCCAGGCCAACCTGGTGCACGGGCGCAACATCGTCCCGGAACTGGCCGGGCTGGTGGACAGCCTATCGGTGTCCCTCAATGCGCCCGATGCGACCACCTATCAGAATCTGTGCCATTCGCAGTTCGGCGAGCAAGCCTTCGAAGGAGTCAAGGAGTTCATCCGCGCAGCGGCGGACGTTATTCCCGAAGTCGTCGCCAGCGCGGTGACCGTACCGGGCCTCGACATCGCGGCCTGTCGCAGGCTGGCCGAGGAACTGGGGGCCGAATTTCGGGAGCGGGAATACAACGAGGTGGGATAA